The following coding sequences lie in one Arthrobacter sp. SLBN-122 genomic window:
- a CDS encoding NAD(P)-dependent alcohol dehydrogenase gives MTIVKAYASPSATEDLVATTIERREVGPHDVMIEIKFAGICHSDIHTVRGDWGPQQYPLVPGHEIAGIVTEVGAAVTKHAVGDRVGVGCMVNSCKECVNCQKGEEQYCLKGNVGTYGAVDRDGTITQGGYSTHVVVTEDFVVTIPEGIELDVAAPLLCAGITTYSPLRHWGAGPGKKVAVVGLGGLGHMAVKLAHAMGADVTVLSQSLKKQEDGLKLGADHYYATSDESTFSDLAGSFDLIINTVSASIDISSYLGLLKLDGALVNVGAPAEPLPVNAFALIGGRRSFAGSMIGGIRETQEMLNFCAEHGLGAEIEVIPAEKINEAYERVLASDVRYRFVIDTATF, from the coding sequence ATGACTATCGTCAAGGCTTATGCATCCCCGTCCGCCACGGAGGACCTGGTGGCAACCACCATCGAGCGCCGCGAAGTGGGTCCCCATGACGTCATGATCGAGATCAAGTTCGCCGGCATCTGCCACTCGGACATCCACACGGTCCGCGGCGACTGGGGCCCGCAGCAATACCCGCTGGTACCCGGCCACGAGATCGCCGGCATCGTTACCGAGGTGGGAGCGGCCGTGACCAAGCACGCCGTTGGCGACCGCGTTGGTGTTGGCTGCATGGTCAATTCCTGCAAGGAGTGCGTCAACTGCCAGAAAGGCGAGGAACAGTACTGCCTCAAGGGCAATGTCGGCACGTACGGCGCCGTTGACCGCGATGGAACCATCACCCAGGGCGGCTACTCCACCCACGTCGTGGTAACCGAGGACTTCGTGGTGACCATTCCCGAGGGCATCGAGCTCGACGTCGCGGCGCCGCTGCTGTGCGCCGGCATCACCACCTACTCCCCGTTGCGCCACTGGGGCGCCGGGCCCGGCAAGAAGGTCGCCGTCGTCGGCCTCGGCGGCCTGGGCCACATGGCCGTCAAGCTCGCCCACGCCATGGGTGCCGACGTAACGGTCCTGTCCCAGTCGCTGAAGAAGCAGGAAGACGGCCTGAAGCTTGGTGCGGACCACTACTACGCCACCAGCGACGAGAGCACCTTCAGCGACCTCGCCGGCAGCTTCGACCTGATCATCAACACCGTGAGCGCCTCGATCGACATCAGCTCCTACCTGGGCCTGCTGAAGCTCGACGGCGCCCTGGTGAACGTCGGTGCCCCCGCCGAGCCGCTCCCCGTCAACGCCTTCGCTCTGATCGGCGGCCGCCGCTCGTTTGCCGGTTCCATGATCGGCGGCATCCGCGAGACCCAGGAAATGCTTAACTTCTGCGCCGAGCACGGCCTGGGCGCCGAGATCGAGGTCATCCCGGCAGAGAAGATCAACGAGGCCTACGAGCGCGTCCTCGCCTCGGACGTCCGGTACCGCTTCGTGATCGACACCGCCACCTTCTAA
- a CDS encoding GAF and ANTAR domain-containing protein, protein MAHNDAVTTADEYQDLLLNTPEFSKFLLGLATISASQLGGDGAPVECTVTVERDGALSTFAYSSEEGRRLDETQYAFGTGPCLTALREQHTVLIEDLQLDQRWAPYTYAVAKLGVRSALAVPIHTDPLSQAALNCYAHTVHAFGPDTVKLVEDQAASMSRILRLALRLHAPEVFPEDLRAALKSRAVVDAAVALVMLQARGSRDGALELLQAAAKSGNRRIQEIAQEIVARGSFSAGPGKGEA, encoded by the coding sequence ATGGCCCACAACGATGCAGTCACCACAGCGGACGAGTACCAGGACTTACTGCTCAACACTCCGGAATTTTCAAAGTTCCTCCTGGGCCTGGCGACCATATCGGCATCGCAGCTTGGGGGTGACGGCGCTCCGGTGGAATGCACGGTCACGGTGGAGCGCGACGGTGCGCTGTCCACCTTTGCCTACAGCAGTGAAGAGGGCCGCCGGCTGGATGAGACGCAATACGCCTTTGGTACCGGTCCTTGCCTCACGGCTCTCCGGGAGCAGCACACGGTATTGATTGAGGACCTGCAGCTTGACCAGAGGTGGGCCCCGTACACCTATGCCGTTGCAAAGCTGGGCGTCCGTTCGGCCCTGGCGGTCCCCATCCACACGGATCCCCTTTCCCAGGCAGCCCTGAACTGCTACGCGCATACCGTCCATGCGTTCGGCCCGGACACCGTCAAGCTGGTGGAGGACCAGGCCGCGTCGATGTCCCGCATCCTTCGGCTCGCCCTGCGGCTCCACGCCCCTGAAGTCTTTCCCGAGGACCTGCGCGCTGCCCTTAAATCCCGCGCGGTGGTGGACGCGGCCGTTGCGCTGGTGATGCTCCAGGCGCGCGGCAGCCGGGATGGCGCACTGGAGCTCCTCCAGGCCGCCGCCAAGTCGGGCAACCGCCGGATCCAGGAAATTGCGCAGGAAATCGTGGCAAGGGGAAGCTTCAGCGCTGGTCCGGGTAAGGGGGAAGCATGA
- a CDS encoding zinc-dependent alcohol dehydrogenase family protein, producing MRATIMHAPGDVRVEDRDKPAIKQPTDAVIKIVAACVCGSDLWPYRGADKLPKPMPMGHEYVGVVEEVGAEVKNVRRGQFVVGSFFASDNTCEICRSGYQSGCIHRQGVGGAQAEYLRVPLADGTLVATPEMPDAGMVPSLLAASDVLGTGWFAAKASEVGPGKTVAVVGDGAVGLLGVLAAKQMGAERIIAMSRHADRQALAREFGATDIVAERGDAGVKKIKELTAGLGAHSVIEAVGTQESMLQAIHAARAGGHVGFVGVSHDVALPGRDLFYSHVHLHGGPAPVRQYLPELIDLILRGEINPGKVFDLELPLDQAAEAYKAMDERRAIKVLLRP from the coding sequence ATGCGAGCAACCATCATGCACGCTCCCGGAGACGTGCGCGTCGAGGACCGTGACAAGCCCGCCATCAAGCAGCCCACGGATGCGGTTATCAAAATCGTTGCCGCCTGTGTCTGCGGGTCCGACCTGTGGCCCTACCGCGGCGCCGACAAACTGCCCAAGCCCATGCCGATGGGCCACGAGTACGTGGGGGTGGTCGAAGAAGTCGGGGCTGAGGTGAAGAACGTCCGGCGGGGCCAGTTCGTCGTCGGGTCCTTCTTTGCCTCGGACAACACCTGCGAAATCTGCCGCTCCGGCTACCAAAGCGGCTGCATCCACCGGCAGGGCGTAGGCGGCGCGCAGGCTGAGTACCTGCGCGTCCCGCTCGCGGACGGCACCCTTGTGGCAACGCCGGAGATGCCCGACGCCGGCATGGTTCCGTCGCTGCTTGCCGCCTCCGACGTGCTGGGTACAGGATGGTTTGCCGCCAAGGCGTCCGAGGTGGGACCCGGCAAGACCGTGGCGGTAGTGGGCGACGGCGCCGTGGGACTTTTGGGGGTCCTGGCAGCAAAGCAAATGGGAGCCGAGCGGATCATCGCCATGTCCCGGCACGCCGACCGGCAGGCCCTGGCCCGTGAGTTTGGTGCCACCGACATCGTGGCGGAGCGCGGTGACGCAGGGGTGAAGAAGATCAAGGAACTCACCGCCGGGCTCGGAGCACACTCGGTCATCGAGGCTGTGGGTACCCAGGAATCGATGCTGCAGGCAATCCACGCCGCCCGTGCCGGCGGCCATGTCGGATTCGTGGGCGTGTCCCACGACGTAGCGCTGCCCGGCCGGGACCTTTTCTACTCCCACGTCCACCTGCACGGCGGTCCGGCTCCGGTCCGGCAGTACCTCCCCGAACTGATCGACCTGATCCTCCGGGGTGAGATCAACCCCGGCAAGGTGTTCGACCTCGAACTCCCGCTGGACCAGGCGGCAGAGGCGTACAAGGCCATGGACGAACGGCGTGCCATCAAGGTGCTCCTCCGCCCCTGA
- a CDS encoding ArsR/SmtB family transcription factor, translated as MVVDKLSETELDRLFQAFADSTRRDIVRRATVGEYSVSGLAALYAMSFAAVQKHVAVLERASLVTKEKRGREQIVRGNHEGLEKARRLLDEYEQIWRQRAARMEEILAEG; from the coding sequence ATGGTTGTAGATAAGCTGAGTGAGACCGAACTGGACCGCCTTTTCCAGGCGTTCGCCGATTCCACCCGCCGCGACATCGTCCGCCGGGCCACTGTCGGCGAGTACTCCGTCTCGGGCCTGGCAGCCCTCTACGCCATGAGCTTCGCGGCCGTCCAGAAGCATGTGGCGGTGTTGGAGCGCGCATCCTTGGTCACCAAGGAAAAACGCGGAAGGGAGCAAATCGTGCGGGGCAATCACGAAGGACTCGAAAAAGCCCGGCGGCTGCTCGATGAATATGAACAGATCTGGCGGCAGCGCGCCGCCAGGATGGAAGAGATTCTCGCTGAAGGTTAG
- a CDS encoding ABC transporter substrate-binding protein gives MSFPAPKPHSSPGSPAFTRRSALGALLAVPAAGLLSACGGTATAGSQRISQAALEPLAASVPAGTTIKVGDPSIKVALELSGLAKELDRVTVEFANISGGPQTTEAFRANALDVGSVADIPPIHATWTGLDVRIIAAGYRQDAVNHPIYELGVAPGAGISRLEDLRGRKVAYSPGQAQGALVLRLLDKAGLKQEDVKLVELPSTGDAYATALASRQVDAAPLGGVQIKRYLAKYRADGATTLRHGLRDDPSLLYSPAKVLADPAKAAALAAYVRVWGKAQRWIEDHPAEWLEGYYVKDQGLSREDGQYLIDATGKRDLPTAWAEAIDRHQETIDLLAREQKKPQLTAADLYDARFEAIAGTAFASAGKAGAA, from the coding sequence ATGTCCTTCCCAGCACCCAAGCCCCACTCCAGTCCCGGCTCCCCTGCCTTCACCCGGCGCAGCGCCCTTGGCGCACTCCTGGCGGTTCCCGCCGCCGGCCTGCTGTCCGCCTGCGGTGGAACCGCCACCGCCGGCAGCCAACGCATCAGCCAGGCCGCCCTGGAACCTTTGGCTGCCTCCGTGCCGGCCGGAACCACCATCAAGGTGGGCGATCCCAGCATCAAAGTGGCGCTGGAACTGTCCGGGCTGGCCAAGGAACTGGACCGCGTCACGGTGGAGTTCGCCAACATCTCCGGCGGCCCGCAGACCACCGAAGCGTTCCGGGCCAACGCCCTGGACGTGGGGTCCGTGGCGGACATTCCGCCCATCCATGCCACCTGGACCGGCCTGGACGTCCGCATCATCGCAGCCGGCTACCGGCAGGACGCCGTGAACCATCCGATTTACGAGCTGGGGGTCGCGCCCGGAGCCGGCATCAGCAGGCTTGAGGACCTGCGCGGCAGGAAGGTGGCGTACAGCCCGGGCCAGGCGCAGGGCGCCCTGGTCCTGCGCCTCCTGGACAAGGCCGGGCTCAAGCAGGAGGACGTCAAGCTCGTGGAGCTGCCCAGCACCGGCGACGCCTATGCCACGGCACTGGCCAGCAGGCAGGTGGACGCCGCTCCCCTGGGCGGGGTGCAGATCAAGCGCTACCTGGCCAAGTACAGGGCCGACGGCGCCACCACCCTCCGCCACGGGCTGCGCGACGATCCCAGCCTCCTCTACTCCCCCGCCAAGGTCCTCGCCGATCCCGCGAAGGCAGCCGCGCTTGCCGCCTACGTAAGGGTCTGGGGCAAGGCGCAGCGCTGGATCGAGGACCACCCCGCCGAATGGCTGGAGGGCTACTACGTCAAGGACCAGGGCCTGTCCCGCGAGGACGGCCAGTACCTGATCGATGCCACCGGCAAACGCGACCTGCCCACGGCCTGGGCCGAGGCAATCGACCGGCACCAGGAGACCATCGACCTGCTGGCCCGCGAGCAGAAGAAGCCGCAGTTGACGGCGGCCGACCTGTACGACGCCCGGTTTGAAGCCATCGCCGGCACCGCATTCGCTTCCGCCGGAAAGGCAGGTGCCGCATGA
- a CDS encoding Type 1 glutamine amidotransferase-like domain-containing protein yields MSIFLAGAGPDPLGFPEVFDRFALDAREHAGRDRQARIAVAGHVREGNANDLVAIYAGPLQARIDCEIIALPLITGNPAEAAALDEVDAIVVGGGLTPAYWDALHPLAAVIRRKVVDRTPYLGFSAGAMVAAQGALIGGYRICGVEVCGQECWKAWTQ; encoded by the coding sequence ATGAGCATTTTCCTCGCCGGCGCGGGCCCGGATCCGCTGGGATTCCCGGAAGTCTTTGACCGGTTCGCACTCGATGCCCGGGAGCATGCCGGCAGGGACCGGCAGGCACGCATTGCCGTCGCAGGGCACGTTCGCGAAGGAAACGCGAACGACCTCGTGGCGATCTATGCCGGACCCCTCCAGGCCAGGATCGATTGCGAAATAATCGCCCTGCCGCTTATTACGGGAAACCCTGCCGAGGCCGCCGCCTTGGACGAAGTGGATGCAATCGTGGTGGGCGGGGGTTTGACCCCGGCCTACTGGGACGCCCTTCATCCTCTGGCCGCAGTCATCAGGAGAAAGGTTGTGGACAGGACGCCGTACCTGGGGTTCTCCGCCGGCGCCATGGTGGCAGCGCAGGGCGCGCTGATAGGCGGATACAGGATCTGCGGGGTGGAAGTGTGCGGCCAGGAGTGCTGGAAGGCCTGGACTCAGTAG
- a CDS encoding helix-turn-helix transcriptional regulator has product MDNRAEVRQFLSSRRGRITPEQAGIEPYGGRRRVPGLRREEVARLAGVSVDYYTRLERGNLSGVSDSVLDAIAGALELDRAEHDHLYDLARAANTPARKRASGGGSAPSKVRPELQYLLDTITGAPAFIGNNRLDIVAANTLGYALYSDMYRTPSRPANHSRFIFLDPRAHNFYPDWDRAANTNVAILRREAGRNPHDKGIAELIGELSMRSDEFRTLWAAHNVRRHYAGTKFFQHPVVGLLELNYQVLGLEEDPGHTLTVYPATPGSPSEEALKLLASWAVTENIVEMAHARA; this is encoded by the coding sequence ATGGATAACCGAGCCGAGGTACGACAGTTCCTGTCCTCCCGCCGTGGGCGCATCACCCCTGAGCAGGCAGGCATTGAACCGTACGGCGGACGGCGGCGCGTGCCGGGTCTGCGGCGCGAGGAAGTGGCGCGGCTTGCGGGCGTGAGCGTGGACTACTACACCCGCCTGGAACGCGGCAATCTTTCGGGCGTTTCGGACAGCGTGCTGGATGCCATTGCCGGTGCCCTGGAACTGGACCGCGCCGAGCACGACCACCTCTACGACCTGGCGCGGGCGGCAAACACGCCGGCGCGGAAGAGGGCTTCAGGCGGCGGTTCCGCTCCCTCCAAGGTCCGCCCGGAACTGCAGTACCTTTTGGACACCATCACCGGAGCGCCTGCCTTCATCGGCAACAACCGGCTGGACATCGTGGCCGCCAACACGCTGGGCTACGCCCTGTATTCGGACATGTACCGCACTCCGTCCCGGCCGGCCAACCACTCCCGGTTCATCTTCCTTGACCCCCGCGCCCACAACTTCTACCCGGACTGGGACCGGGCAGCCAACACCAACGTGGCCATCCTCCGCCGGGAGGCCGGCCGCAACCCGCACGACAAGGGGATCGCCGAGCTCATCGGTGAACTGTCCATGCGCAGCGACGAATTCCGTACGCTCTGGGCAGCCCACAACGTCCGCCGCCACTACGCCGGGACCAAGTTCTTCCAGCACCCCGTAGTGGGCCTCCTGGAACTGAACTACCAGGTCCTGGGCCTTGAAGAGGACCCGGGGCACACCCTGACCGTCTATCCCGCCACTCCCGGCAGCCCCTCCGAGGAAGCCCTCAAGCTCCTGGCGTCCTGGGCCGTGACCGAGAACATCGTGGAGATGGCCCACGCACGCGCCTGA
- a CDS encoding GAF and ANTAR domain-containing protein, with the protein MTDNTGPLQEPGGLADSDSEQSFQRLVLESRDVRDFLAELAVRAASRLSVRGNTIHSGVTVIRRRKPQAVAASEAAARVLDELQNGFGDGPCLTALRKRTTLLVPDLAAEKRWEPYVRAALEHGVSSILAIPLDLSGDAEAVLNLYSGCSNGFSAEDISTAEAFARQAAGSIRLILRITQLNEAREDMSAAMQSRTVIDMAIGAIMAENRCTRDEAFNILTRASSTRNIKLRDVAASVITSISGEEKIPTHFSE; encoded by the coding sequence ATGACGGACAACACGGGACCGCTGCAGGAACCTGGTGGCCTGGCCGATTCGGACTCCGAACAGTCCTTCCAGCGATTGGTCCTGGAGAGCCGCGACGTCCGTGACTTCCTCGCGGAACTGGCCGTCAGGGCAGCTTCACGGTTGTCCGTACGGGGAAATACCATCCACAGTGGTGTGACCGTCATCCGCCGCAGGAAGCCCCAGGCCGTAGCGGCCAGCGAGGCCGCGGCCAGGGTGCTTGACGAACTGCAGAACGGATTCGGCGATGGCCCCTGCCTCACGGCGCTCCGAAAACGAACCACCCTCCTGGTTCCCGATCTGGCCGCCGAAAAGCGCTGGGAGCCCTACGTCCGGGCCGCCCTGGAACACGGGGTTTCGTCGATCCTTGCCATTCCACTGGACCTTTCGGGGGATGCCGAGGCCGTGCTCAACCTCTACTCCGGCTGCAGCAACGGCTTCTCGGCCGAAGACATCAGCACAGCGGAGGCATTCGCCCGGCAGGCAGCCGGCTCCATCCGGCTGATCCTGCGGATCACCCAGCTGAACGAAGCACGGGAAGACATGTCAGCAGCCATGCAGTCGCGCACCGTCATCGACATGGCCATCGGCGCCATCATGGCTGAAAACAGATGCACCCGGGACGAAGCCTTCAACATCCTCACCCGGGCCTCCAGTACGCGCAACATCAAACTCAGGGACGTGGCGGCGTCGGTCATCACCTCGATCTCCGGTGAAGAGAAGATTCCCACCCATTTCAGTGAGTAG
- a CDS encoding J-domain-containing protein has protein sequence MSGGAGDFRKRLERAAELRSYRGAGISAEEEAALDALDAQEREKRRKVSDAARAEYLVRDAMAHGKFDNLKYAGKPIPGLGESYDPDWWVKGLIQRENISGLGPAAILLRTEDAELDAKLDVQYTEQQVRDLLQDFNRRVIDARRQLQGGPPVITKTRDVEEEVERWRGRRAARVVELPAEPEQGRSWWKRLWKGTG, from the coding sequence ATGAGCGGCGGGGCAGGGGATTTCCGGAAGCGCCTGGAGAGGGCGGCGGAGCTCCGTTCATACCGCGGCGCGGGCATCAGCGCCGAAGAGGAAGCCGCGCTGGATGCCCTCGACGCCCAGGAGCGGGAGAAGCGCAGGAAAGTCAGCGACGCCGCCCGCGCCGAATACCTGGTCCGGGACGCCATGGCGCACGGCAAGTTCGACAACCTCAAGTACGCGGGCAAGCCGATCCCCGGCCTGGGCGAATCCTACGATCCCGACTGGTGGGTCAAGGGGCTGATCCAGCGCGAGAACATCAGCGGCCTGGGCCCGGCTGCCATCCTGCTCCGCACCGAGGATGCTGAACTCGATGCCAAGCTGGACGTCCAATACACGGAGCAGCAGGTCCGGGATCTCCTGCAGGATTTCAACCGGCGGGTGATCGATGCCCGCCGCCAGCTGCAGGGCGGGCCGCCGGTGATCACCAAGACCCGTGACGTGGAGGAAGAAGTGGAGCGCTGGCGCGGCCGGCGGGCAGCGCGGGTTGTGGAACTTCCTGCCGAGCCGGAGCAGGGGCGTTCCTGGTGGAAGCGGCTGTGGAAGGGGACAGGCTAG
- a CDS encoding nitronate monooxygenase: MDNQHKASRFNPGSLAVPVIQAPMAGGPSTPQLAAAVSAAGGLGFLAAGYKTAAVMRSEIEAIRSLTDRPFGVNLFVPQPSVVSPAPLQQYAASLAADTERFGVSLGEPRHDDDDWDKKLEVLLELAPAVVSFTFDVPGSGVVEALHKRGVYVIATVTDRGEALRALSAGADALCVQGPEAGGHRGTFNAVAPPPTVPLHGILEELADLEVPLIAAGGIGTREDTRAALDVGAAAVQAGTAFLLADEAGTKAAHRAALSPAGRFTTTAVTRAFSGRNARGLYNEFMRRHDADAPYGYPEIHHLTTPLRAAAAAAGEPDWLNLWAGINYRHAKEGPAAVVLTSLAP, encoded by the coding sequence ATGGATAACCAGCACAAGGCCAGCCGCTTCAATCCTGGGTCACTGGCAGTCCCGGTCATCCAGGCGCCGATGGCCGGCGGACCCTCCACCCCGCAACTCGCCGCGGCCGTCAGTGCCGCCGGCGGGCTGGGGTTCCTGGCGGCAGGCTACAAAACCGCTGCCGTCATGCGCTCCGAGATTGAAGCCATCCGGTCGCTCACGGACCGGCCCTTCGGGGTCAACCTGTTCGTCCCCCAGCCGTCGGTCGTCAGCCCTGCGCCCCTGCAGCAGTACGCGGCGTCCCTGGCCGCCGACACCGAACGCTTCGGTGTCAGCCTGGGAGAGCCGCGGCATGACGACGACGACTGGGACAAGAAGCTCGAGGTCCTGCTGGAGCTCGCACCGGCGGTTGTTTCGTTCACCTTCGATGTTCCCGGTTCCGGGGTTGTCGAAGCGCTTCACAAACGCGGTGTCTATGTGATCGCCACGGTGACGGACCGCGGGGAAGCACTCCGGGCGCTTTCGGCAGGCGCCGATGCCCTGTGCGTCCAGGGCCCGGAAGCCGGCGGCCACCGGGGAACGTTCAACGCCGTTGCTCCGCCGCCCACAGTGCCCCTGCATGGCATCCTCGAAGAGCTGGCCGATCTTGAGGTGCCGCTCATTGCAGCAGGCGGCATTGGGACGCGGGAGGATACGCGGGCTGCGCTCGACGTCGGCGCCGCAGCGGTCCAGGCCGGAACGGCTTTCCTCCTGGCCGATGAAGCAGGAACCAAGGCGGCGCACCGTGCCGCATTGTCGCCGGCCGGACGCTTCACCACCACCGCCGTCACCCGGGCTTTCTCCGGCCGCAATGCCCGCGGCCTCTACAACGAATTCATGCGCCGCCATGACGCGGACGCGCCGTACGGGTACCCGGAGATCCACCACCTGACCACTCCCCTGCGCGCCGCGGCCGCAGCCGCAGGAGAGCCGGACTGGCTGAACCTGTGGGCTGGCATCAACTACCGGCATGCCAAGGAAGGCCCTGCCGCGGTCGTCCTGACAAGCCTCGCGCCGTAG
- a CDS encoding GAF and ANTAR domain-containing protein translates to MSTSADNESVRQLQEILVGAEGIVDFLSGLSEMAAAAVSEAADDTIECAVTLKLRRRPTTAAGSSARAVELDHIEQMLGDGPCVRALREMTPIMIDDVARDPRWPEFNEKLAEHNVRSSLGVPLEITGDARAALNFFATKPHVFTADVYDKAVGFAGAVHNTMQLSVRINTIENRAEDLEAALESRTAINLACGVIMAQNRCSQEEAMEILTKVSSNRNRKLRDVARELIEQLSGSSVRTHFDS, encoded by the coding sequence ATGTCGACGTCAGCAGATAACGAGTCCGTGCGCCAGCTGCAGGAAATCCTGGTGGGCGCCGAGGGCATTGTGGATTTCCTGTCCGGGCTCTCGGAGATGGCTGCCGCCGCGGTCTCCGAAGCTGCGGACGATACGATCGAGTGCGCCGTCACCCTCAAGCTCCGTCGTCGGCCCACCACTGCAGCCGGCAGCAGTGCACGTGCCGTGGAACTTGACCACATCGAGCAGATGTTGGGCGATGGGCCTTGCGTCCGTGCCCTCCGGGAAATGACTCCCATCATGATCGATGATGTCGCAAGAGATCCGAGGTGGCCTGAATTCAACGAAAAGCTGGCAGAGCACAACGTGCGCAGCTCCCTTGGCGTGCCGCTGGAAATCACGGGTGATGCCAGGGCGGCCTTGAACTTTTTCGCAACCAAACCACATGTGTTCACAGCGGATGTCTACGACAAGGCAGTGGGTTTCGCTGGGGCGGTGCACAACACCATGCAACTCTCCGTGCGCATCAACACGATAGAGAACCGCGCCGAAGATCTTGAGGCCGCGCTCGAGAGCAGGACTGCAATCAATCTGGCCTGCGGCGTGATCATGGCGCAGAACCGGTGCTCGCAGGAGGAAGCCATGGAAATCCTCACCAAGGTCTCCAGCAACCGCAACCGCAAGCTCCGGGATGTTGCCAGGGAATTGATCGAGCAGCTGTCCGGCAGCAGCGTCCGCACCCACTTCGACTCATAG
- a CDS encoding SRPBCC family protein, translating into MTVISTDKNPEALSLTLVAEFDAGVERVWQLFEDPRQLERWWGPPTYPATFYRHDFVPGGKASYYMTGPEGDKAHGWWEFTSIEAPRQLEFNDGFADNDGNPTGELGISHATVTLEPAGERTRMTILSTFESEEQLEQVMQMGMEEGLKEAVGQIDGILAEHANA; encoded by the coding sequence ATGACAGTCATCAGTACGGATAAGAACCCCGAGGCCCTGAGCCTCACCCTGGTTGCCGAGTTCGATGCCGGCGTGGAACGCGTCTGGCAGCTCTTCGAGGACCCGCGGCAGCTGGAGCGCTGGTGGGGTCCACCCACCTACCCGGCCACCTTCTACAGGCATGACTTCGTTCCGGGCGGCAAGGCCAGCTACTACATGACAGGTCCTGAAGGGGACAAGGCGCACGGCTGGTGGGAGTTCACCAGTATCGAGGCGCCGCGCCAGCTCGAGTTCAACGACGGCTTTGCGGACAATGACGGCAATCCCACCGGGGAATTGGGTATCAGCCACGCCACAGTCACCCTTGAGCCCGCGGGGGAGCGGACCAGAATGACCATCCTGTCCACGTTTGAGTCCGAGGAACAGCTGGAGCAGGTGATGCAGATGGGCATGGAAGAGGGCCTCAAGGAGGCCGTGGGCCAGATCGATGGCATCCTCGCCGAGCACGCCAACGCCTGA
- a CDS encoding GAF and ANTAR domain-containing protein, whose amino-acid sequence MPQHLPLDELSTVIARIQGLLLTEEKVGTAVSLLAQAAKDSVPGTIGAGVSLLDSRGRRTSSGYTDRVVEQADAAQYRHGEGPCLTAWAAETPVLVQDLHDDSRWPLWRDSVRDLPIRSVVSAPLIAGKETLGAIKLYAATPSAYDAGSVRLLQLFAAPAATLLSHIQGTEAPHKMTEALRTSLHSRDVINRACGVLMERRGTTHQAALQQLMNQARQERTTLLNVSESILAGTPASGI is encoded by the coding sequence ATGCCCCAGCATCTCCCCCTTGACGAGCTCAGCACCGTTATCGCTCGCATCCAGGGACTGTTGTTAACGGAAGAAAAGGTGGGCACCGCGGTGAGCCTCCTGGCCCAGGCGGCCAAGGACTCAGTCCCCGGCACCATTGGCGCCGGTGTCTCCCTGCTGGATTCCAGGGGCCGCCGTACCAGCAGCGGCTACACGGACAGGGTGGTGGAACAGGCTGACGCCGCCCAGTACCGGCACGGTGAAGGCCCCTGCCTGACGGCCTGGGCAGCAGAGACTCCCGTCCTGGTCCAGGACCTCCACGACGACTCGCGCTGGCCGCTGTGGCGGGATTCCGTGCGGGACCTGCCCATCCGGTCTGTGGTCAGCGCCCCATTGATAGCCGGCAAGGAAACGCTCGGCGCCATCAAGCTGTACGCGGCCACCCCATCCGCCTATGACGCGGGGAGCGTGCGGCTGCTTCAACTGTTCGCCGCACCGGCGGCCACCCTCCTGTCGCATATCCAGGGGACCGAGGCTCCGCACAAGATGACGGAGGCACTGCGAACGTCGCTCCACAGCAGGGATGTCATCAACCGCGCCTGCGGTGTCCTGATGGAACGCCGGGGAACAACGCACCAGGCGGCGCTGCAGCAGCTGATGAACCAGGCGCGGCAGGAGCGCACCACCCTGCTCAACGTCAGCGAATCCATCCTGGCCGGGACGCCGGCGTCCGGGATTTAG